In the Aneurinibacillus soli genome, one interval contains:
- a CDS encoding CBS and ACT domain-containing protein yields the protein MLVEDIMKRDVITVAPTDSIRLALLKVHQYRIRHIPVVEDGKLVGIISDRDVRDACPSIISAPHDDDDQIMNTAVSTIMRKDVITAHPLDFVEEAALALYDNRIGSLPVVTDRDELMGILTETDILYTLVELMGVHYPSSHIEVEVDDQIGILADVSNIFKEASCSVTSVLVFPGKHLGKKNLVFRVQTINPRHVTDKIEEAGYHVVWPRKLEELS from the coding sequence ATGCTTGTGGAAGATATCATGAAACGTGACGTTATTACGGTCGCACCGACAGATTCCATTCGTCTTGCACTTCTGAAAGTTCATCAATATCGCATTCGCCATATTCCGGTTGTGGAAGATGGCAAGCTGGTTGGCATTATTTCAGATCGAGATGTACGCGACGCATGTCCATCTATCATTAGCGCACCGCATGACGACGATGATCAAATCATGAATACAGCTGTATCCACCATTATGCGCAAAGATGTCATTACCGCTCATCCGCTCGATTTTGTAGAAGAAGCTGCACTTGCTCTTTACGATAACCGCATCGGTTCTCTTCCCGTTGTCACTGATCGTGATGAATTGATGGGAATTTTGACAGAAACGGATATTCTTTATACCCTTGTCGAATTAATGGGTGTACATTACCCGAGCTCTCACATCGAAGTAGAAGTAGACGATCAGATCGGCATACTAGCTGATGTCTCCAACATTTTTAAAGAAGCAAGCTGCAGTGTCACAAGCGTACTCGTTTTCCCTGGAAAGCATCTTGGAAAAAAGAATCTGGTTTTCCGTGTACAAACCATTAATCCGCGCCATGTAACTGACAAAATTGAAGAGGCTGGTTATCATGTCGTCTGGCCTCGGAAGTTAGAGGAATTGTCATGA
- a CDS encoding acetoin utilization protein AcuC, translating into MKRKTAFIHSNDYLNYNFNDDHPFNQKRIAMTIDLLRMMNLLEDSDLVAPRMAEDEELALIHDRQYIEVVKEAGHAEQTPALAASFGIGTEDCPAFVNMHEATALAVGGTLRAAELVMAGEYQHAVNLAGGLHHGFRGRASGFCIYNDCSVAIAYLRQKYDARVLYIDTDAHHGDGVQWAFYDDPNVLTLSFHETGKYLFPGTGNITERGDGQGYGFSVNVPLDAFTEDDSWLEAYYAVLPTVARGFKPDIIVTQNGCDAHTFDPLTHLSTTMRIYQEVPRLARDLADELCDGRLIATGGGGYDIWRVVPRAWSLLWAELSGQDVPQDTRIPQTWIDKYQAESPVQLAPTMFDPEGIFPDIPRRPEITTKNKNTVEKALLYCPKG; encoded by the coding sequence ATGAAAAGAAAAACTGCGTTTATTCATAGCAACGACTACTTGAACTACAATTTTAATGACGACCATCCATTCAATCAGAAGCGCATCGCGATGACAATTGATCTGCTGCGTATGATGAATCTGCTCGAAGACAGCGATTTAGTCGCACCGCGCATGGCGGAAGATGAAGAATTGGCCCTTATTCATGATCGCCAGTATATCGAGGTTGTAAAAGAAGCCGGGCATGCCGAACAAACACCAGCACTTGCCGCAAGCTTCGGCATCGGGACCGAAGACTGCCCGGCTTTTGTAAATATGCATGAAGCGACAGCGCTTGCAGTCGGCGGCACATTGCGCGCTGCTGAGCTTGTTATGGCAGGAGAGTACCAGCATGCCGTCAATCTGGCAGGGGGACTGCATCATGGGTTCCGCGGGCGTGCCTCCGGCTTCTGCATTTACAATGACTGCTCGGTTGCAATTGCCTATCTGCGTCAGAAATACGATGCTCGTGTGTTGTATATTGATACCGATGCACACCATGGAGATGGTGTGCAGTGGGCTTTTTATGATGATCCAAATGTGCTTACTCTTTCTTTCCATGAAACCGGAAAGTATCTGTTCCCCGGCACCGGCAACATTACAGAGCGGGGAGATGGACAAGGATATGGCTTCTCGGTAAATGTACCGCTTGATGCATTTACCGAAGACGATTCATGGCTGGAAGCATATTACGCGGTTCTGCCTACTGTCGCACGCGGCTTTAAGCCTGATATTATCGTGACACAAAACGGTTGTGATGCCCATACGTTCGATCCGCTCACCCACCTATCGACGACAATGCGCATCTATCAAGAAGTTCCACGCCTTGCTCGTGATCTTGCGGACGAGCTTTGTGATGGTCGCCTGATTGCAACAGGCGGCGGTGGGTATGATATCTGGCGGGTTGTCCCGCGCGCATGGAGCCTACTGTGGGCAGAACTGTCCGGACAGGACGTTCCGCAGGATACACGGATTCCGCAAACATGGATTGATAAGTATCAGGCAGAAAGCCCGGTACAACTCGCACCAACGATGTTCGATCCAGAAGGGATTTTCCCTGACATTCCACGCCGTCCAGAGATTACGACGAAAAACAAGAATACGGTTGAAAAAGCCCTGCTTTATTGTCCAAAAGGGTAA
- a CDS encoding 5'-methylthioadenosine/adenosylhomocysteine nucleosidase: MKIGIIGAMDEEIALYKEGMELAGETHKAGITYYEGTWEGKQVVLCKCGVGKVNASICTQILIDAFGVDSVIFTGVAGALHPELEIGDIVVSTDCQHHDMDVTPLGFPKGVIPFTDVSIFKADQQLIDAAVKASEQVSHSKTRTGRILSGDQFVASRELVRDLYETMSGSCTEMEGAAVAQVCYMNEVPFVIIRAMSDKADGSAHVNFPEFTKLASERSFHIVKNMLEHI, from the coding sequence ATGAAAATTGGAATTATTGGAGCGATGGACGAAGAAATCGCATTATATAAAGAAGGCATGGAGCTTGCAGGGGAGACACACAAAGCCGGCATTACGTACTACGAGGGAACATGGGAAGGCAAACAGGTTGTTCTTTGTAAATGCGGCGTTGGGAAAGTAAATGCCAGCATCTGCACTCAGATTTTGATCGACGCATTTGGAGTCGATTCTGTGATCTTCACTGGTGTAGCAGGTGCCTTGCATCCTGAACTTGAAATCGGTGACATTGTTGTCTCAACAGACTGCCAGCACCATGACATGGACGTAACGCCACTCGGTTTTCCGAAAGGCGTCATTCCGTTCACGGATGTATCGATATTTAAAGCCGATCAGCAGCTGATTGATGCAGCTGTAAAAGCAAGCGAGCAAGTATCTCATAGTAAAACACGGACAGGCCGTATCCTCTCCGGCGACCAATTCGTTGCTAGCCGTGAACTCGTGCGTGATCTGTATGAAACAATGAGCGGTTCCTGCACCGAAATGGAAGGGGCGGCTGTGGCACAAGTATGCTATATGAACGAAGTGCCATTTGTCATCATTCGTGCCATGTCCGATAAAGCAGACGGCTCTGCACATGTCAACTTCCCGGAATTCACCAAACTCGCTTCTGAGCGTTCTTTCCATATTGTGAAGAATATGCTTGAGCATATATAA